The Megalops cyprinoides isolate fMegCyp1 chromosome 15, fMegCyp1.pri, whole genome shotgun sequence region AGCAGCTCTAGAAACAGATAAGTGAAGGCTTAAATTGATACCAAAATGTGTACCTCAAACTCTCACAGGAAACAAGACATACACGAAGGTGTCGAGACCTTCTCAAAACCAGAAGAGTAGCCTACAACAAAAATATAGGGGTGTTGTAAATAGGCATTTAAACAAGATAACAGAGGGGAATTCAGTAAAATGATGAATGACCCCTGACACCTACTTCAGAGAGTTCTTCATAAAATCGTCAATGTAGGCAGAGGAATGCTCAGTTTCtcatctgtttttcccctcttttttccGCTGATCTTAAGACCGTCCTATGACTCAGGAAGGCACATTTTTAATTCCCGTCATGTGCATTGACTCCAGGCTCTTGGCTAAACTCCAACTTTATTCGTCTAATATTTTGCTTAGAGCATTTATAATTATCCCTGTTTTCATATTCCGCGGCTTTTCATTAGTTAGCATTACAATAACTTGCATTTTAATGCAAGGATTTAGACTAGGATTTAGCATTTATACTACCCTGAACATAACCAAGTGAAAATAGCAGAGCTAGGCAGCTATCAAGCTGAGACAGGAGTTTGAATGCAAGCGTTAGTTATATCACATTTTTCAATCGCCAAAATAAAAAGGATTGTAATTAGCTAGTCTACAATCGTATCTAGACTACCTATGACTTGCACGCTAGCTATGGGTAGCTGGTTAAATCATGTCCCTAGTTGACTGCAAAAGTCTCTCTAGCTAACGTTAAGTAACGTTATCTCGGTTAAAGTTAAGCAACCTGGACGTGAAAACAGTAGCTAGAAGTCCAGCTGGGAGAACAGATGTGATGAAATGTGATAACTAATCACCGTGTCGATCTTAAATCATTCCCATGACACTTATATATATGACTCTGTTCATAGTAATGGACGTTGTActtagttagccagctagctagctagtttcacCCAGTGTTGACGGTAACTGCAAGTTTATACAAGGTAAATGAGTATTTCAATGACATCTGAAATGCAGCGCTAACTTATCCATGGCACTGTATAGTTATCGGATATTAACACAAcgaaagaagagaaaaaacacaatctttaaaaacaaatgaccCTACTTTCATCCCCAAGTATGACCCAGAATCTTACCAATACCTCAAAGTACGAAAATGCAACGCCAATCATTTCCGTGACTTTGACACTGGGTGATGAAGTATTGTACGGCTAAAGTTCACACAAActtacagacacagagctgatTCTCTCAGAAAAGTGAGGTTACTTTACATTCTGGTACCTTTCCTACCCAGGACCCCGCGAAATTTTGGCATTTGACACACTGCAGCTACTTGGAACAGTACACTGTCTGCATACACGGGACTACAACTACCGGAAACTCCACGCTGCTGAATTTCTTGCGCATGCGCACTTGCCGCCCCAGTTTTCCATGGGACCTCCCTGAGATGGCCTTCGCTCCGTCAGGCAGAATCTAAATCCTGGGTTTGACATCGTGTCGTTTACTTTTGCTTACAAAACTACCACTGCAAGGACATCTTACCTGTTACCTTATCCGAAGGAAATAGTTTGTATGCCTTTTCTAGAAACCTCTGAGCTTTCTCTGGCTGGTTATTTCTTAGTGCTGTGACCGCAATCTCAATGCAGCGCTCCGCTTCGTCTCTGTTTGATTCCATCCCGACAGCGGAACTACCGAAGTGCCGTAAGGCGCTTTAGGATGGCGTCAGAATAATTGACTTAAGACAGGAACGTAAATAATGCGTCATTGTACAAAAACCGTTCATTCTGGCCGCATGAGAAGGACAAATAAGGTTGTAAAGAAGTTGCGCTTAGCTGAAGCGTGATGATCTGTCAATCGGTAATGCATTGCGAAAAAGTTGTTTGTGAAATAATATCAGATAAtatctgtttttcccctttcagctACAGTATGTCTACACTTTGATTAAGATCAATAGTCCCATACTTGAAGTGCAGAGCTGTTTGTGCTGTAGGACACGTTAATCTATGCAGTGCCTCAAAGGATGTGATGACTACTGAGGATCTTGGAAACTCAGAAGGACCatttcctgaggaaaaaaagagaaagaaactcAGAAAGTTACCACGGACTGATGTAAGGTCCTGGGAAGAAAGATTGTCTGATGTAGTAACTCCACTATGGCGTCTGAGCTACGAGGACCAGCTTCAGTTGAAGTATGACCAGCAGAGGAAGATCCTCCTCAAGATGTGTGATCTCCTTAGAGCAGAGTGTCAGAAATCTGTCATGGACGAGGAGGCATCCTCCATTTTCCCTACTGCCCATACGACCATCACCGGTCAAGGAGGGCTACTGCAGCAAGTCTACCTTCTCGGTCAACAGGGGGGCAGATGGCAACCCAAAGACAGTGGGGTTCTACGTGGGCACCGGGAGGACCCATGATATCGTCTGCGTCCACGTCGACCACCTCCTGACCACGCCAGAGAGGCATAAGCTGGTGGCGAGGCACTAAGAGGCCTTCATCCGTATCTCCCCCCTGGAGCCCTGCTTCCTCCACAGGGGCGGGCACTGGCGGGAGATCACGGTGAAGACTAACATGACGGGAGATGTCATGGCCATTGTGTACTTCCACCCCCAAAGCTTAACCTCTGAGGAGATTAGCATCCACAAAGCAGCCCTTCTGGAGTATTTCACCCAGGGGCCTGGCACAGCCTGCCAGCTGGACTCCCTGTACTTCCAGGAGAGCTCCATGATGCACTGCAGCAGTGAGCGCTCCCCCTACCAGCTCCTGTACGGTGTGCCGTACATTTATGAGGAGGTGCTAGGCTTTAAGTTCCGGATCTCTGCCAACGCCTTCTTCCAAGTGAACACTGCAGCAGCGGAAGTCCTATATGGGGCAGTGGCGGAGCTGGGTGGCAAGGCTTGGGGTGGAACACTCCTGGATGTGTGCAGTGGCATTGGAGCCATCGGAATCTCAATGTCTGgtcacacagagagggtgaTCGGCATTGAGGTCGTGGAGCAGGCCGTGAGGGATGCCCAGGACAATGCCTCTGTCAATGGTGCACTGAACTGCAAGTTTCTGCCAGGGAAGGCGGAGGTGGTGCTGCCCCAGCTGATGTCCTCGCTGAGCTCAGAGCAGGCTGTGACAGCGGTGGCTAACCCTTCTCGAGCAGGGCTGCACTACCGCGTGATGCAGGCTCTCCGGAACCTCCCCAACATCCACCGGCTCATTTATGTGTCCTGCAAACCAGAGGGCGAGGCCATGAGGAACTTCCTCGAGCTCTGCTGCCCCCCGGACCTACAAAAGACGCTAATAGGAGAGCCTTTCGCCCCGTCCATCGCGGTCCCAGTAGACATGTTtccccacaccacacactgtgAGCTTGTGCTGGTGTTTGAAAGATAGCAACTGCTGGAAAACTTTTAAATATATGAGGCTGTTGCTGGGCCAAACGCTTCAATGCAGCACGTGACATTCATTTTAGGGTGATGTACTAAAAGGATTTAATGTAAAAGTGATCAACCTCGAAATCTGAAGTATAACCTGTCGCAACAGCTTGATTTATATGAAAGATGTTCTTGATCATATCTAAGtttcattaatgtttaataCTATTGTTTATGGTCACATTATTACCAGCTCAGATACATGGCCACGTTGTTTCACTAGATGGCGCTGGAATGCTAGTCTTGCTCATAAATTCATGCTTGCCCtcagcaacaaaaaagaagCCACAGCAGGTAACGGAATTGCTGCAAGGTTCACAGTGGAAACCTTGAATGTTGTCATCGTGAATAAGGCAAGCAGCTATGCAAAGATATCATAAATAAAAGCCAGTCTCTTGAATCCTCATATTGTGTCTGACTTTCTGTGCTACATTTTCACACCATCCTCAGGACAATATAGTGCAAAACGCCATGCAGCAAACTCCACTGATATTCAAACCAATCAGAGAAATGAGACAGATCTGCATTATATTAATCACAAAATCCTACTGCCtaatatatttacagaaaaagtACCAATCTGACATGTGTCTTTGACATCTTAATGGGAAATGGGGAACAGTTCAGCCCCTGACAAAGCCAAAATTTGGAGCATGCTGAGCAAGGtccagaattgcttcagtgaaatgAACAGCTGTTCAAACAGATTCATATATAAATCTGGCCTGGATTGCAACATTGGCTAAAGCAAATCAGCTAAATCAGctcacactgctgttttaagaTGTTACAGAGGGTGGAAAAAGGttcttcctccatttttttccatattcatAATAATGACATTGCTTAATAGGCCAAGCATAAATAGGCTTATGTGCAATCCCCCATATCAGTTTCCAGATTGTTAACTCTGAGCaatttcagctttatttataATGTAGCCTTTGCCCTTTAATTATGTTTGAGAACTACGGTACATGTAAATACACGTGTATGAGTGAGGGCTGAGGAGGTCCCATAGTAAGACAGTAAGTAGTCAGAGGGGAGTAGGATGATGTTGGCAACCTCAGTGGGGAATCTGTAATGAGGatattatatacactatatagacaaaagtatttggccacacctttttttcagggtttgggctaggccccttatctccagtatCTCCagggcaatcttaatgtttcagcataccaagacattttggacaatgctatgcttccaactttgtggcaacagtttggggaaggcccttttctattccaacatgactgtgccccagtgcacaaagcaaggactataaagacatggtttgatgagttcggtgcggaagaacttgactggcccgcacagagccctgacctcaaccccatcaagcacctttgggatgaactggaacagagattgcaagccaggccttctcgtgCAATATCAGTGTCTGACCTCATAAAtactctacagaatgaatgggcacaaattcccacagaaacactccaaaatcttgtggaaagccttccaagaagagtggaagctgttatagctgcaaaagggggaccaactccatattaaagtatgtaCAGTAAAGTTATgtacagtccctgttggtgtaatggtcaggcatccgaatacttttgtccatatagtatagCTAGCATGTTTTCAGATGAAGGGGTCACATATGTAGAGGTTGTGGTATATTAGCATGTTGGTAGACAACTTTCACAATAATAAGCTAGCTGATCTATCTTAGATAGTGTGATGTCAGTTCAAT contains the following coding sequences:
- the trmt2b gene encoding LOW QUALITY PROTEIN: tRNA (uracil(54)-C(5))-methyltransferase homolog-B (The sequence of the model RefSeq protein was modified relative to this genomic sequence to represent the inferred CDS: inserted 2 bases in 1 codon; substituted 1 base at 1 genomic stop codon) — encoded protein: MTTEDLGNSEGPFPEEKKRKKLRKLPRTDVRSWEERLSDVVTPLWRLSYEDQLQLKYDQQRKILLKMCDLLRAECQKSVMDEEASSIXSLLPIRPSPVKEGYCSKSTFSVNRGADGNPKTVGFYVGTGRTHDIVCVHVDHLLTTPERHKLVARHXEAFIRISPLEPCFLHRGGHWREITVKTNMTGDVMAIVYFHPQSLTSEEISIHKAALLEYFTQGPGTACQLDSLYFQESSMMHCSSERSPYQLLYGVPYIYEEVLGFKFRISANAFFQVNTAAAEVLYGAVAELGGKAWGGTLLDVCSGIGAIGISMSGHTERVIGIEVVEQAVRDAQDNASVNGALNCKFLPGKAEVVLPQLMSSLSSEQAVTAVANPSRAGLHYRVMQALRNLPNIHRLIYVSCKPEGEAMRNFLELCCPPDLQKTLIGEPFAPSIAVPVDMFPHTTHCELVLVFER